CACCGACTTGAAGAACACGTCGATCTCCGCCTCGGCGAGCTTCGGGTTCAGTAGCTTCCTGTGAGTGATGCCCCTGTACATCTTCACAGAGAAGAGGAAGCCTGGGGGAGCGGACCTGGCGAGCCCCTCGTAGAACTTCTCGCTGAGCAGCGTGTAGAAGGAGGAGTTCACCTCCACGGTGTCGAATAGTTTCATGTAGCTGGAGAGCATGCCTTTCTCGCTCTCGTAGAGGGGGCCGACCCAGTCCTCGTAATCCCAGCCGGAAGTGCCGATGCGTATCCTCGCCTCCCGGCGGCCCAAGCCGAGGAACTCCTCCAGCGACATCTCCGCGATAAGCCTGCTTAAAGCGGGATAAGTGCCTAGCTCGCAACACCACTCCCCGCGCGGCGTAGCTCCTGACAGTGCCTCAGGGACCCGGCTGGCCCGGGGAAGGTTAATAAGAGGATGCCTTCCACACTGCTGCAGCTCGGCTACCGAGAGAGTTTCTAGAGTGGAACTTCTACCAGCGCCGCGAGCTTCTAGCGAGAGTCTCCCAGGGCTCGCAGGCGATCCTGGCAGCGCGTTAGAGAGCTTGCTGCGAGGCACAACGCTGTGCTATGCACGGCAGCTTGCCTGCCCGGCGGCGGTGTGGAGGTTAACGGCAAGGTGGTTGGCGTGGACTACGCGCTGAAGCGCGAGTTTATAGGAGAAGCTATCGGAAGGCTTGAAGAGCACTTGAAGCTGAGCGATGAAGCTTTCTCCAAAGGAGAGAGCTGGGAGAGCATTGCGCGGGAACACGCAGCCCGGGGGTTAAGGCTCCTGCTGGGCTTGATCTACCCGGAGCCCCGGCTCAGCCGAGGAGAGAGTGGACTTCGGGAAGCTGGCCAGCCTCGAGCTAGCATTGAGAGTCCCGCACTCTTCTAGGCACACGTGGAGTATAGTGCAGAGATCTGGGAAGGCTAGCCCCGTCTTCTTCCAACCCCCATCGCTCAGCTTCGAAGCAAACTGCTCCCCTCTCTATTCACGAGAGTGGCGAGTACTGGAGGCTGGCGAACCTGGTGCACGACACTTACCACTACGTGCCGCCTGAGAAGCGGGCAGGTAGGCCGGCGTACATCTTCAGCGTGGAGGAAGTCTACGACAACAGCGCTACGCGTGAAGTTTTCGGAAGAAGGCTCGCTTGAGCAGGAGCTGAAGCCTCTACGGTAGCAGCTGCGCGCTCGACAGCACTTTCACGTGCTTTCCCGCAACGCTCCTCAGCTTTACGTCGTCAGTCACCAGCGCCAGTCTCATCACCTTCGCTGCGTAAACGTAGGAAGCATCGTAGACCGTGATGCCCTCGCCGACCGCTACGCTGAGCACACCGGTTAAGACCTCGCCCAGCTCACCTAGATCGCTGAGCGAGTAGACAGGAATCGTAGCGAAAACCTCAGCCAGGATAGCGACCCACTCAGCCGCAGCCCGCCAGTCTACCCTCCCCAGCAGGTGATATTCCTTCCACACTGCGCTCACGGCTTCGTAGACCGCTAAGCTGATAGTGGCGCCGGCGGCGAGCGGTTTAAGCACACCTCTCTTAACCAGGTTGACGATCGAGCTCGCGTCGAAAAGGTACATTACCTCCCCTCTCTGTCCGCGCGTATCAGGCTGACCACTTCCTCGTCGCTGATGGTCGCCAGCTCTTCGGCCAGCCTCCTAGCCCTAGCCTCGAGCTCCTCAAGCCTCCTGCGCCGAACCTCCTCCTCCAGCGCTCTCCTGATGAGGGGGCCCGGCTTCACACCGTACTTGTCGAGCAGTAGCTTCAACCTCCTGGGGATTTTCGCGGACACCGTCACGTACCCGGACT
This region of Thermofilum sp. genomic DNA includes:
- a CDS encoding type II toxin-antitoxin system VapC family toxin; this translates as MYLFDASSIVNLVKRGVLKPLAAGATISLAVYEAVSAVWKEYHLLGRVDWRAAAEWVAILAEVFATIPVYSLSDLGELGEVLTGVLSVAVGEGITVYDASYVYAAKVMRLALVTDDVKLRSVAGKHVKVLSSAQLLP